The Ammoniphilus sp. CFH 90114 genome contains the following window.
AAGCTAAGAAACCATTTATTCACAACAATTTTCATACTGCACCCCCTCAAAGATAACCCTATTGTAAAGCATATACCTTAAAAAAACCTTAAAATCCGCAAACTTTATTTTTCCAAGTTTCAAAGATACAGAATGAGGCTTGTTTTCTGACAGACCCGAGCCTTTTTAGCTAACTTTACCCGAATAAGTCCCGCTTTCAGAATAACTTTGAGCATTCGAGCCCAAGAGCCGAACACGAAAAAGCTACTGATAAAGCCTTATGGAAGTATCAATTACCTTTTCTTAAAGATGAACTAATCTGTCTGTCTCATTCCGAGATTTGTTTTGGGAAACTGCTCTTGGGTGTGACGGACACGGTTGATCAGCAAGCTCACACTGCAGGGAATGGTCAACTTTCATCCCATAAAAGGTCAGGTTCATGGGATTCACCTCTTTGTTAAGTAAATAAAAAAAGGAAGTGCCACAAATAAACCTTTCGGTCATTTGGGTACCCCTTTCCTTATCTGTAAAATTTTTTATATGGATCGTATCATGCTTCCGAAGGTCGTACCTACGGTTCCAACGCCTCCACAGGAGGAGAATCATTAGCTGGAATTACTCCTGCAACGGTGATCGTATAATCATAAGCTATCATAAGGTCTTCAGCTAGTAATTCAACTATCATATCAGAAGTTACCGTATCCGCTGCCGCTGGCTCCGCTCCCTTCGATGCGTCCGAATAAACCAGATGGAACCCATTATTCGTAGGTGATAAGGCTAAATATAATTCACCTACGGTCACTGGAGTAGCAAGGCTTATTGTTCGGGCTGTATTATCGACAGTAATTCCTAAGGCTCCTACAACCTCAAACCCCGTATCCGCATTTAAAGCATTGATAATTTCTACTGGGACGTTCATTTCAACGTAAGCACCTTTCGTATCCGTTGCTCGGACGGTTAAGGTAGCGGTTCCTACTCCTATCGGAACAAGCTTATCCCCTTCTTGAGTAGATACTTTAAAGACGTTCTCGTCCGAAGAAGTATAGGAATAGGTTAAGTCATCGCCATCCGTGTCGTTGAATAAACCTGTAACATTAATATGAAGTGGACTATCCGTTAGCTTCAAAGCAATAGGATCAAGAGGTTGAACCAAAGTTGGTGTATGGTTAGATGGAGTTGAGCCTCCAGTAGAATCCATTCCATGAATCACGTAACTCTTGCTCTGACCTGTAAACGAATCGCGAACTCTTAAATCCATTCCCTCGGTCAGAGGTAGATTCGAGGCCGAAGCATATTGACTATCTACGCTTGCATAAACACTCATCGTAGTAAACATACGGTTGATGAGCGTATTCAGAAGATCGTAAGGCGTATACCCTTTTGTTAAGTCAACCGTAATTGTAGAAGTACTTTCATCTACCGATAAACCTTCCATTGTATTCAATGGCGATACTTTAAGTGATTTGTCTGAATCATGACGTACAACCATTCCGAACTTCACTTCGCCCGATAACCCTTCCGTATCCGTTGCTCTTAAAGTAACCACGCCTGAACCTAGTTGTCCAGAAGGAACGAACTCGATCTGATTAGCAGGTAAGTTCACAGATATGGTTCCAAGACTAGGGTTATCCAGTGAAGCCTCGTAGGTCAAGTGATTCCAGTCTTGTTCATCAACGAAGGTATTCAGTAACTGCTTTGGATAAGTTGACTTTTTGCTTTCTACGACCACATCAAAATTCGGGGTGGATACCGTAGGAACTGGCGGCGTATTAACCTCAGCCCGCTTGGCTATAAAATACTTTTTCGTGGTTTTTTGATCCTTTGCAATACCTAGAACCGCCATGCCTAACCTTAACGGGGTATTAAGAGATTCTGTGTATCCAATAAAATTGTCGTCAATCTGGTCTGGATAAACATTATATAGCCACCCACGAGGAGTGATACTTTCCATTAGTGACCGGACCGTATATCCCCATTGGGAGTCAATGTAGATTTTATTCGCGTTATCGTCTACGGTAATATCGGGAATTTTCGGATTATCAACAACCTTAACTCTTGGATCATGCGTTGTAGGAGTGACCGTAATCACTAGATCCCTTGTGGCATAAACCCCTGTTGAATCAGTACCTCTTATGACTGCAGTTGTTTTTCCTATTGCTACTGGCGTTATTTTTAGTTTTCCGTTCGCGTCAACTTCAACGTTAGCGATATTCGCATCATAATTGGCAGCAGTAACCGTAATCGTTTCACCGTCTTGTCGGAAGATATGATTTGCACTATAGTTCGTATTTGGAGGATCATCAATGGCGATTTCCATGGTGGCGGGCAGATACCCGTTATCCAATACTTCACGTTTTACTACGGTAATATAGAAATCTGAAGAAACCGTACCCCCTCTTCTATCGTCGGCCAT
Protein-coding sequences here:
- a CDS encoding S-layer homology domain-containing protein — its product is MLTSKHRKLYWSLLASSLLFVSQAYAEDQPQLHSNRSSFTDYSVQSPWATDAIKRFSDAGIINGDTKGSFRPQDTITEGEFKTILFKAGLSDKVATSVRNGLSREQLVDILSDESFVVRPNHILNLSFLGVDPSLKDTMVQAAKLGIIEGDGKDAMSAKVATREEAVVIVDKLLKLFAAAANSPAKIEGVVGSKVQIGDLLFKAPKEVYDFIGSIPKTVEITATPQISGVTADLLKDVVIAPAPGIDPKETIHIDFKGLSIPGNLEINVPTVTLSNVSVENLNVTDPTTKVTFDPTTRVSTLSLPTGKKVEDIVVNPEIVKDVNLQEIQGRPTTPPETNQPSQPKNSGNSNGGGNDNDDDDSSDNNVTPTPAPEPTPTPDPTPAPVPTPVPDPTPDPTPAPVPTPDPAPTPVPTPDPTPAPVPAPTPVPTPVPTPTPVPTQPPAPTNHAPIVIQRIMDVNRVFVGSVKEFTLPDHFYDQDQDILHYTVISSDPYTASVEISSDTKLKVTTSRAGTAKITIMADDRRGGTVSSDFYITVVKREVLDNGYLPATMEIAIDDPPNTNYSANHIFRQDGETITVTAANYDANIANVEVDANGKLKITPVAIGKTTAVIRGTDSTGVYATRDLVITVTPTTHDPRVKVVDNPKIPDITVDDNANKIYIDSQWGYTVRSLMESITPRGWLYNVYPDQIDDNFIGYTESLNTPLRLGMAVLGIAKDQKTTKKYFIAKRAEVNTPPVPTVSTPNFDVVVESKKSTYPKQLLNTFVDEQDWNHLTYEASLDNPSLGTISVNLPANQIEFVPSGQLGSGVVTLRATDTEGLSGEVKFGMVVRHDSDKSLKVSPLNTMEGLSVDESTSTITVDLTKGYTPYDLLNTLINRMFTTMSVYASVDSQYASASNLPLTEGMDLRVRDSFTGQSKSYVIHGMDSTGGSTPSNHTPTLVQPLDPIALKLTDSPLHINVTGLFNDTDGDDLTYSYTSSDENVFKVSTQEGDKLVPIGVGTATLTVRATDTKGAYVEMNVPVEIINALNADTGFEVVGALGITVDNTARTISLATPVTVGELYLALSPTNNGFHLVYSDASKGAEPAAADTVTSDMIVELLAEDLMIAYDYTITVAGVIPANDSPPVEALEP